TCGTCAGTAGCAGGAACAGAGCGGCGGATAGGAAAAGGCCCAATCGTTGCAAACGCATCATTATCATCACCCCTGCACCGAGGTTGCCGGCGCTAAAAAAATTTTGATTCTTTACCCGGAGCCCAGAGACGGCCCTGTCGCTTGAAATTGCTGCACCATTTTGCGAGGCGGCCGGGATTTTGCCAAGCGAAAAGGTTTTAGGTCAAAAAACCTTGGACCCCTTTCCATCCGCAGCCTTAGAATGGCCCTTGGTTCCGGAAAAAAGAGCGAATATTGGTGGAGGTGCGCCATGAAGCGAAGCCTAGGAGCTCTCTGCATCCTGCTTCTTCCCCGGATTCTCTTGGCCCAAGAAGTCCCGCCGATCGAGTGGCCCAGGGAAATCGTCACGCCCAACGCCTCGATCCTCATCTACCAGCCCCAGCCCGAAACTTTTCAAGGCAACCGGTTAACCGCCCGGGCGGCGGTCTCGGTGACAATGGCCGGCGAGAAAGAGCCGGTTTTCGGGGCGGCTTGGTTCGACGCCAAGGTCGCCACCGACCGCGACACCCGGATGGTCGAAGTCCAGGAAGTGAAAGTGACCAAGGTCAAATTTCCGGACGCGACGCCGGAGCAAGAGAATAAGTTCATCGACGTCGTCAGTCGCGAGATGACCGGTTGGAAGCTGAAGGGCTCGCTCGACCGCCTCTTGACCACCTTGGAATCGGCCGAGAAGGCGGCTCAGCTCGCGCAGGATCTCAACAATAAGCCGCCCAAGGTATTCTATTCGGACCAAACCGCGATCTTGGTGAACTTCGACGGCGAGCCGATCCTGCGGCCGGTGGGCGGCTCGACGATCCAGCAAGTTTTGAACACGCCCTTCCAGGTGTTCCAAGATCCGGCCACCAAGACTTGGTACCTGCGCGGCGAAAGCTGGTATTCGGCCAGCGACTGGAAAGGCCCTTGGGCCGTGATCGAGAAGCCGCCCGAGGCCGTGGCCCAATTGACGGCGAAGGCCGACGCCGCCCAAACCGCCACCAAGGGTCCGGGGCAAGCCGACAAGATCTTCGTGGCCTCGGAGCCGGCCGAGGTGCTCGACAGCCGCGGAGCGCCGCAGTGGACAGCGATCGCCGGAACCGGTTTGAGCTACATGACCAACACCGACGACGTGATCTTCCTCGATCCGGCCAAGAACCTCTATTACGTCATGCTTTCGGGCCGCTGGTTTTCGGCGCCGGCCACCGCGCCGGCCGCGGCGGCGCCCGCGACCGCGGCGACTAAATCGCCGGCTGGTGGAATTTGGTCGCGCCTAGTGGCGGTGATCCAGCCTCCGCCGCCGCCGGCTCCGGCTCCGGCCGCGGCGACCGCTATCGCCGCCGATCCCAAAATGCTGGAAGGGCCTTGGACTTTCGTCCAAGCCGACCAATTGCCCGAGGATTTCCGCAAGCTGCCGAAGGATTTCCCCAAGCAAGGCGTCTTGGCGAGCATCCCCGGCACCGAAGAGGCGGCTGACGCGGCGATGGACGCTGAAATTCCGCAAACCACGGTGATCAACAAGAAGACCGCGAAATTCAACCCCACCTACGACGGCGCGCCCGACTTCAAGCAGGTCGAAGGCACCTCGATGCAATACGCCGTGAACACGCCCAATCAGATCACCAAGATCGGGGACAAATACTACGCGGTGGATCAGGGGGTCTGGTACGTCGCCGATAAGCCGGAAGGGCCTTATCAGGTTTCGGACCTTCGGCCCAAAGAGATCGACGACCTGCCGCCGGACAATCCGAACTACAACACCAAGTACGTCTATGTTTACCCGGACGACGACGATGACGACGATGAAGTGACCGCCGCTTACACCGCCGGCTATATCGGCTCTTTCGTGCTCGGGACGGCGCTGGGCGCGGCCCTGACTTGGGGAACCGGCTACTACTACCGCCCCTGGTACGGCAGCTATTACTATCCGCGGCCCTGCACCTACGGCTACGGGGCTTATTACAATTCCTACACCGGCGGCTGGGCCTACCGCGGCCCCAATGGCGGCGCTTGGTATCGGCCTGGCGGGAGCAGCGGTTATTGGGGGCCGGGGGGCTATCGCGACATCGACATCAATGCCGACAACATCAATATCGACCGGAGCCGCCGCGAGAATAATCTCTACAATCGGGAGGAAAACCGCGTCCGCAATTCGGATCGGGCTCGGATCGACCAGCGGGATCGAGAGAGGGCCGGCGACCGCGGCGATCGAATGGGCGACCGCGGAGATAAGATGGCCGGCCGCGGCGATAAAATGGCCGATCGCGGCCGGGGCGACATCGGCGATCGCTCGAAGGTCGCGAAGGACCGGCAAAACAACGTCTTCGCCGACAAGGACGGAAACGTTTACCGCCGCGATCAAGACGGCAAATGGCAGGAGCGCCAGGGCAAGGATTGGAAGGATGCTCAGGGCCCGGGCGAGCAGCGGGATCGGGCCCCAGCTCAAGACCGTGCCCGCGAACGGCCGGCCGGTCAGGATCGTCGCCCGGATCAAGTGGCCCATCGCGACACTCCGCGAGAGCGCCCCACCCAAGGCCCGGCTCACACCGCTAACCGCTCGGGCCTGGAACGGGATCACTCCAACCGCCAAAGGGGCAACGAGCGGGCGCACAATTATAACAACTACATGGCCCGCGGCGGTGGCGGAGGCGGCCATAGTTTTGAACGCGGTGGCGGCGGTGGCAGCTACCGTGGCGGAGGTGGCGGTGGCCATCGGAGCGGTGGAGGCGGCGGCCATCGCGGTGGTGGCGGCCGAGGCGGTGGCGGCCGACGCCGATAACCGGCCCGCCGGCCATTCAAAATGCCGTTGACCGAACCCCCGGTCTTCATTAAGAGAAACGCCACATTCGGGGATCGTCTAACGGTAGGACTATGGACTCTGACTCCATCAATCTAGGTTCGAATCCTAGTCCCCGAGTTTTAAAAGCCCAGGACCTCCAAGCCCTGGGCTTTATTTTTTTTCATACACCGAAGCGATTTGGGCTCCATCCCAAACGTAAATGAAATGGCCCCCAATTTGCGGATCGGATAAAAGTTTAGGTCTAAAAACAGCGGCGCAATCATTTCTTTTTGCCACTAAATCTCGTACGCTTTTAAATAATAACCCATGGCTGCCTTCTGATTTAAGCTTAAGACCTAATTTTTGCCCGGCTCCATACGATTCTTGATCGTAAACATCTGGCGAAACCTTGTTCTTATTCCGAATATCGTGAAATTTACCTTTTAATCGGGCCTTAATTAATCTCATCTCAAGATGCATGGCTTTTTCTTGAGTGCGCCTCATAAAATTTGCCCGATGGAACTTGGTCTCCTCGAGAGCGGTTTCAAGGTTTTTCGCGCAATAATAAATCCCAAAGGAACCATCGCTAAATCGGCTTCCCTCCGGGTTGAGATGGAGAAAAGGGGCCATGATGTAACTGGCATTGTTGCCAAAAACCCACTCCTCCTTAGGCATCAAGTGAAGCGAATTTTGTTCCGCACGCAGGCGATCATTGGTCATCGCCTCAATTTCATACAATGCGTCGAAGTCTTCGGGGTTGGATACCCTATCGAAAACATTGATGGGGGGATCGCGGGAGGGGATCAATCGAAAGGTCGGCCAATCGATTTTTAGGCCCATCCGCCCCTCTGGGCATCAAGATATTTCCGAACTTCATAGAGATCACCCACATTGCCGGAGAGCATACGATCTAAGGCTGAGCGGCCGCCAAAAAGTGGAGCGGTGTTTGATTTCTTTACCCAAGCATCGGAGGATTTCTCATCGGGCAGTAAAATCTGCAATGCCTTAAAAATACCCAGAATATAGGAAATTCTCTCAAGGGTATCCTTGGGTAATTTTTTAACATCCAAATTTTTGTATTTATAAAAAGTTGATGGAGCTTGAATGCCCAGAATTGTTTTCTGTTGCTGCGGATTCAAGCCCCAAACTTCGGCAATTTTGAAAAAGGCCTTAAGACCCGACTGAGCCATCTTTTCATCGGTCATTGTCTGTTTTTCGATGGCGAGGCCTGTCATGACATTCTCCATAAATGGAATTATTATTAATGTATTCTATATATGGATTGTTGGGCAATAGTATCTTTGTAATCAAACCCTCAAAATTTTTTTGGAATCGCCCTCTGCCCCTCAAAAACACTGCCATTTGTTTAATAAATTTAACTAGTTATCATGGCCTTGGTGGAACTGACCATCACCTTCTTTTTTTGCACTTTTAGGACATCCAAAGCCGGACTCGGTGCTACAATCTTCCCCCGCAGGGGGGCTCTGATGAACGAAATGGCTGTGGATCTTCGCACTTCCGACCTGGATGAGATCCGTGAGGCCGTGGAGGGTCTGTTCTGCCCCTTCTCCCTCCGTCCCCGGGCTAAGAAATACGAGGCCCAGCTTCATCACCGCCGCCTCGGCGAGCTGTCCTTCACCAACATCAGCTACGATCAGCCGATCGACATCGAAGTTCCTCCACAATTGCCGGCCTTTTTGATCCAGTTCCCGCTTCGCGGAACCTTCCAGGCGCGGACCGAGGGCGCTAACCACCTCATCTCGACCGAGCTCGCCCACCTCATCCCGCCGGGCAAGCCCTTGAAGTTGCATTGTCCGGTCGCCACCGACTTTCTGGTCATCGCCATGGATCCCTCCGAAGTGGCCGGCTCCTCCAAGGTGCCGGATACCCTGGCCCTCACCGGCGCCGGAGCCAGCCTGGCCCACTGCCTGCGCTTCCTCCAAGCCGAGGCCTTTCGCCTCGACACTTCGCCGGTCGGCGAAAAAGCCGCCGGCCATGCCAAGCGGATGCTCGGCTCGCTGCTGCTCGACCTGCTCCATGGCGATCCTTATTTGACTCCGCCCAGCCCCTGGTACATCAAGCGGGCCGAGGAATTCATGGAGGCCAACCTCGACGGCGACATCGGCATTCAGGAGATCTCCGCCGGCGCCTCGATCGGCATTAGGACCCTCTATTACGGTTTTCAGAAAGCCCATGGAATCTCGCCGATGGCCTGGTTAAAACAACGCCGTCTCGACCGGGTGCGGGCCGAATTATTGGCCGCACACCCTGCCGAGACGACGGTGACCGATGTGGCTTTGCGTTGGGGATTCTTTCACCTCGGCCGCTTGGCCTCCGACTATCGAGCTAGGTTCGGTGAGCTCCCGTCGGAGACCTTGCAGCGTCGGTGAACACTCCTTCCCTAGGGCCTGCTACAAACCCACCTTCTGATCGATCCAATTGAGCATCTGCTGATAAGCGGCCGGCGCCGTCGTGTGGAGCGCGATCTCATGGCCGGTGTCGGGGATGACGATGATGTCCGGCACGATCGTGAAGTAAGGCGATTCCCAGTCGCGAATCCCCTGCTCGGTGCATTCGATGCCGTCGGGCGCTCCGCAGAAGATCTTGTCTTGATCGCCGATCACGATGAGGGTCGGAACTTGGATGCCCCGCGCATAGTCGGTCTCCACCGGCATCGGGACGAACACCGGATTCTGAAAGTCGGGAATGCCGCCGAGCTTGGCGACGCTTTCGGCCAGCAGGAAGGCCGATACGACGTCCCGCATCACAGCATCATCCACCCCGTGGGGCACCATCCCCGGAGCCGCCGTCGGCATGTGGTAATAGATGTCGCCTTTGGTTCCGAGGCGATTGGTGATGTAGTTGCAGTCCAAGTTGCGATGCCGCAACACGGGATCGTCGCAGGCCGAAATCGAACGAGGCAGAACCAGCTGGATGAACGAGGGCTTGGTGATGTGCAGGATGCCGGTCAGGACGTAGGCGTCGGCGTCGCCGGGATGGTTGTTGCCGTTGACCCAGCCATAGGCCGACCCGAAGGACGCTCCCACCCAAACGACCTTGTCATAGGCGTGGCCGCCGATCGAGCCGTTGCGCAAGCCGACGATCAGCTGATGGATCGTGTCTTCGACGACGTCGATCGTCACCAGATGGGCCGGTGGCGTGCTGCTTTGGCCGGTGCCGAAGCGGTCGAGGTTGAAGGTCGCATAGCCTTTGGCGACCGCGGCTTGAACGTAGGAATACTGGTTCTGGGGCGGGTCCCAAGACTCCAGGTTATACCAGGTGCTGTGAACCAGGACCTGAACCGTGTCGGGCGTGCTCCCGATCGGCGTGCAGAGCTCGCCATACATATGGGCATCGGGAACTCCGGCCACGTTGACCGGAACGGTTAATTTTTGACAGTGGCTTCCCACCGCCTCGGCCGATCCAGGATGGAGCGCCGTGCCGGCGAACACCATGGCTGCCGCTATCATCGAGATTCTTGTCGCATTGTGGATCATATAGATTCCTCCTGGCCGCAAGACTAAACCTCCGGACGGCGCCCCGAAATCCAGCCGCTGCAAGGTTCATCCGCCGAGTGCAAAAATCCGCTTCGATATTTCATTTGGAGACG
This is a stretch of genomic DNA from bacterium. It encodes these proteins:
- a CDS encoding MbcA/ParS/Xre antitoxin family protein produces the protein MTGLAIEKQTMTDEKMAQSGLKAFFKIAEVWGLNPQQQKTILGIQAPSTFYKYKNLDVKKLPKDTLERISYILGIFKALQILLPDEKSSDAWVKKSNTAPLFGGRSALDRMLSGNVGDLYEVRKYLDAQRGGWA
- a CDS encoding AraC family transcriptional regulator produces the protein MNEMAVDLRTSDLDEIREAVEGLFCPFSLRPRAKKYEAQLHHRRLGELSFTNISYDQPIDIEVPPQLPAFLIQFPLRGTFQARTEGANHLISTELAHLIPPGKPLKLHCPVATDFLVIAMDPSEVAGSSKVPDTLALTGAGASLAHCLRFLQAEAFRLDTSPVGEKAAGHAKRMLGSLLLDLLHGDPYLTPPSPWYIKRAEEFMEANLDGDIGIQEISAGASIGIRTLYYGFQKAHGISPMAWLKQRRLDRVRAELLAAHPAETTVTDVALRWGFFHLGRLASDYRARFGELPSETLQRR
- a CDS encoding alpha/beta hydrolase, translating into MIAAAMVFAGTALHPGSAEAVGSHCQKLTVPVNVAGVPDAHMYGELCTPIGSTPDTVQVLVHSTWYNLESWDPPQNQYSYVQAAVAKGYATFNLDRFGTGQSSTPPAHLVTIDVVEDTIHQLIVGLRNGSIGGHAYDKVVWVGASFGSAYGWVNGNNHPGDADAYVLTGILHITKPSFIQLVLPRSISACDDPVLRHRNLDCNYITNRLGTKGDIYYHMPTAAPGMVPHGVDDAVMRDVVSAFLLAESVAKLGGIPDFQNPVFVPMPVETDYARGIQVPTLIVIGDQDKIFCGAPDGIECTEQGIRDWESPYFTIVPDIIVIPDTGHEIALHTTAPAAYQQMLNWIDQKVGL
- a CDS encoding RES family NAD+ phosphorylase, coding for MGLKIDWPTFRLIPSRDPPINVFDRVSNPEDFDALYEIEAMTNDRLRAEQNSLHLMPKEEWVFGNNASYIMAPFLHLNPEGSRFSDGSFGIYYCAKNLETALEETKFHRANFMRRTQEKAMHLEMRLIKARLKGKFHDIRNKNKVSPDVYDQESYGAGQKLGLKLKSEGSHGLLFKSVRDLVAKRNDCAAVFRPKLLSDPQIGGHFIYVWDGAQIASVYEKK